One genomic window of Polyangium aurulentum includes the following:
- a CDS encoding VOC family protein, translating to MTTGTRKTHDFCWINVMTPEAERARAFFGKLFGWTYGEMPGVPGSQLILVGGRTAGALMDLAVANMPPGTPAVIGVLVKVEDADAAVAKVASLGGRADQVFDALDNGRMAVCTDPNGAVFGLWQPKKQAGMDVDSHAHGAPGWFETITSDAGRAAAFYSALFGWTVEEQQMPGMTYTLFKLDAVPVGGAMPILPNMGDVPPHWGVSFSVTNADETARLGVELGATLLFPVGDIPGVGRFAMLQSPQGVPFQITEWAR from the coding sequence ATGACCACGGGCACGCGCAAGACGCATGATTTCTGCTGGATCAACGTGATGACTCCGGAGGCCGAGCGAGCGCGAGCGTTCTTCGGGAAGCTCTTCGGCTGGACGTACGGGGAGATGCCGGGCGTCCCGGGCAGTCAGCTCATCCTGGTCGGGGGGCGCACGGCAGGCGCGCTCATGGATCTGGCGGTGGCGAACATGCCGCCGGGCACGCCGGCGGTCATCGGCGTCCTGGTGAAGGTCGAGGACGCCGACGCGGCCGTCGCGAAGGTCGCCTCGCTCGGCGGGCGCGCGGATCAGGTGTTCGATGCCCTCGACAATGGCAGGATGGCCGTGTGCACGGATCCGAACGGCGCCGTCTTCGGCCTGTGGCAGCCGAAGAAGCAGGCCGGCATGGACGTCGATAGCCACGCGCACGGCGCGCCGGGCTGGTTCGAGACGATCACGAGCGATGCGGGCCGAGCAGCGGCGTTCTACTCGGCGCTCTTCGGCTGGACGGTGGAAGAGCAGCAGATGCCTGGAATGACGTACACGCTCTTCAAGCTCGACGCGGTCCCCGTCGGCGGCGCAATGCCGATCCTGCCGAACATGGGCGACGTCCCGCCGCACTGGGGCGTGTCCTTCTCGGTCACCAACGCTGACGAGACGGCACGGCTCGGCGTGGAGCTCGGCGCGACGTTGCTCTTCCCGGTGGGGGACATCCCCGGCGTCGGGCGCTTCGCAATGCTCCAGTCGCCGCAAGGCGTCCCGTTCCAGATCACCGAATGGGCGCGTTGA